A window of Corythoichthys intestinalis isolate RoL2023-P3 chromosome 14, ASM3026506v1, whole genome shotgun sequence contains these coding sequences:
- the myripa gene encoding uncharacterized protein PF3D7_1120600 isoform X4 yields the protein MRLQAPSWTEAPFASLMYTHLPHLQSCSMAHDLLALSLPGSHAPKKINFDGFAFQILPVLSPPLASELKQALDEEGNRCMLLSRQHHFNQRCCIRCCAPFSFLLNPKRRCRDCLYNVCKACRLFSKADKAWLCCACQKSRLLKKQSLDWFYTHVKGRFKRFGSAKVLKTIYRRHLANHSPVSELTEGSAYEESVCNESSVYDSDAAFYTQTEEHSMAETLTVALRVAEEAIDEAISNAEFDACQENQNEAHYLREHRGELIEELAKTIMQKIISRRETLADMKDEYEHERSLEHNVHHHGGDSFKHLKGLWRSQSAFSLMEDNRDARQTSPKDGGSGMSSWTSVERFENSGGVSSVLKSPDGNWIALQSAQLSRPSLLAKRKSLVYSALERESGAVSAYEGMDSDNEVKPEPDTSWSAILQEFQRKLTSSKVRRDADNRKDAESQSKEKLSDNTVKKPEIRRPSSYRTGNIDINFNGKVATDESAVGSETASSKAKRSRRKRRSKRRATLSGPLLMDYNRKDVHSCSPSDGDTPDTLTPDVVTPDLLHQDIGISQEDNELTSDMPQPSEHISDSLDYVLCNAKNSGDAWEKGTRSQDDDEEKMAVDLAGQTGGDVKEEEDDDEMEIRLYKLVAKSRLAYFSSTDDELDRAGRSEEEQMFDGEGQDEENKGLTHKLCRLEKEVRSTVLSSTEDELDRITDEEKEDDEEEEDREELAVKVCRLANQAGATQFSSTEDELDREEGTHEETLWRLQEDKAAQATQVRNLASLVSASQFSSTEDELDRVGEDEEKMSQGVIPWVEALGGHWESIREEQVSRSFSDAAMEELDDDMIISEETRITIKEHDQPGVNKLDPIGTQMVEAEDIQEAGSWKWEIDDDEIEFDKIISSMLTMTLEDMQEKKEERMTDEKRNKDTEADKEKADKGMISEVRKEETYTVDNRKQEKKTDENGSKDIKTDWGNSDMMSNKERNKNTKTDNRKAGIKTDKETDHEESMDLKKGKNINNDTMKDEEAKDISMTNEESNKDTKEDENMNEKCVDSNADENMNKDTKTDEGKKNIAMAKEERNEYTREERNNNTKTGENTNLKDIVMTEEERNQNTKEDEKRNEDAKTDKEIGNEKTFDKMADVNMNKDTKIEEESEGITMTNEERKENVKADERRGESVKTVIETENEKSVDSRKDENRSKNPKTNKERKDFEAGEDMNENTKTKEDGKEFATLNEGKENTQPNENLNEDIRTDKETENETSADTKVEENMNKPDERGNKSLKTNIQTQNEKSLASRKDENRNKNPNTGEERQDVMTNMENDENTKTDENRDNDVETDREMENEKSVAKNTDREMKCVTMTNTASNESIKADKNLNEDIKTDKEKENETSADTKADENMNENTKTKEDGKDVATLNEGKENTKPNQNLNEDIRTDKETENETSADTKVEENMNKPDERGNKSLKTNIQTQNEKSLASRKDENRNKNPNTGEERQDVMTNMENDENTKTDENRDNDVETDREMENEKSVAKNTDREMKCVTMTNTASNESIKADKNLNEDIKTDKEKENETSADTKADENMNENTKTNEDGKDVATLKEGNENTKPNENWNEDVKTDKKTDFERSVDTNVDENMNKADERGNKSLKTGIQTENEKGMDSRKDTNKNKNPNTGEERQDVMTNMQKETENETGVDTNVDENMNKADERGNKSLKTGIQTENEKSVDSRKDNRNKNPNTGEERQDVMTNMGNDENTMTNENRYNDVKTDREMENEKGVAKNTDMEIKCVTMTNTDSDENIKADKNLNEDIKADKETENETSVDTKADENMNKNTKTYEDGKDVETLKKEGNENTKPNENLNEDIKTDKETENERSVGTKADENMNENTKTNEDGKDVAMLKQERTENTKPNEKWNKDVKTDKETENEICADTKVDQNMSKADEGGNKSLKTDIQTGIEKSVDSRKDENRNQNPKTGEERQAVMTNMKNNENTKADEYRNNDVKIDREMENEKSVAKNTDKERKCVTMTNIEKNENIKADKNLNEQIKTDKGTENETSVDTKADENKNTKTNEDGKDVETLKKEGNENTKPNENLNEDIKTDIETENETSADTKVDENMNKANGRGNKRLKIDIQTENEKSLDSKKDENRNKNPETGKEMQDVMTNMEENENNKADEYKNEDVKMDKEIENEKSLTTNADKEGKDFTMKNMERSDNTKANENWNEDIKTDIETINESSVDIKADENMNTKANEDGKYLAMLKKEGTENTKPNQNCSDEVKIDKEIENEICADTKADQSMNKADEKGNKSVKSFIETENEKIVDSRKDEMRNKNQQTDEKRQDVMTNIEKNENAKTDKYNNEDVKIDKVKENEKRVASNTDKERKDVTMTNMERDQNIKAEENWNTTVENVKETENEKSVDTKADENMNMYAKTNADRKDIAMINKERNVNTKPNENWKEDERTYKETENEKSAETKADENMNNEDEKKNKSLWTEIETENEKSVDSRKDENRNNNPKTDEVRRDVEMTNMEKDEKTKANENKNEDVKINKEMEIETDAEEKDVTLTNEEINENTGKNVKRNENFKTDKEADWDKDPKTDRERKNETKTDENTNDNVNTDEKKEDSKAFDNGNSNATTEKISENENPKNDTTTVSEGKENMVMKNEKNKDAKTYNMKKEDRNTKNRKADIKTDDEESVDSKTDDTCNKNTECKEQKKDVIMTNEGKDEKRNENSKEDMKTDKEKIDETKEDHKTEENRTMDTTTIERKEILVTKKERKGAAKTHNERNEEEEDANPNKDSKRELEKQKEETKKDWNESTKTNKEKAMANDTSDGDTRIVGRNGDTLNDDEREEQEKAYENKIRDAKVEKEKDEDPKEDTKERNTLTMTYVVKDDSETGNNRNMDENRGRESKFEIETNDESSEETKMDKSKDKASWEDLKGDIKIDEGTTTNKNRNKAAEGHMQGIDEIKTDKETDKNKKADFEVKTKKMTEDMQPDMDRKEKVETTGKNWNKNSMIAKDEGKESNKTKDWHNDMKTDLGWKKNVKTDNETTKADKDINKNEKAAKFGNEEHNTETEMEENQNRHAVNKEETKNDIDDAKKDTNKKKDMNEDERKVDTKIDNEKNEDSKTDKNRNKNRKATSKSKDTDTKTEVWIEDSKTGKKRDKNWYEKSRNQDDKINKERKDLLRTAKDRHKDSKSDKQMSKDAKTDKATGGKRVKVDQMSPVENAGESAELPLSLATARPQEQKVAAEDRSGNMSATEDGFLSREESRNVYMAAGSVYGVEAELNKLEERAKDISSRTSETELFFLEERVASAAARVQQSELQISDISARIAALRSAGLDVDPQSRFAKARTVPVMPLTLSSSRQLRRRLPALPRPENNKN from the exons AGGGAAGTGCGTACGAAGAGAGCGTCTGCAATGAAAGCAGTGTCTATGACAGTGACGCCGCCTTCTATACACAAACTGAAG AGCACAGCATGGCAGAGACGCTCACTGTGGCCCTACGGGTTGCAGAGGAGGCCATAGACGAGGCCATTTCCAACGCAGAGTTTGACGCCTGTCAG GAGAACCAGAATGAAGCCCACTACCTACGTGAACACAGAGGAGAGCTCATTGAGGAGCTGGCCAAAACAATAATGCAAAAG ATCATCTCTAGGAGGGAGACTTTGGCTGACATGAAGGATGAGTACGAGCATGAGAGGTCACTTGAGCACAATGTCCATCACCATGGGGGTGACTCGTTTAAACACCTCAAAGGCCTCTGG AGGTCGCAGTCAGCCTTCTCGCTGATGGAAGATAACCGAGATGCTCGTCAGACATCACCCAAGGATGGAGGATCAGGCATGTCATCTTGGACCAGTGTCGAGCGATTCGAAAACTCTG GAGGTGTGTCTTCTGTGCTGAAGAGCCCAGACGGGAACTGGATCGCCCTGCAGAGTGCTCAGCTCTCCCGCCCCAGCCTGCTGGCCAAGAGGAAGAGTCTGGTCTACAGCGCCTTGGAGAGGGAGTCCGGAGCTGTCTCTGCTTATGAAGGCATGGACTCTGACAATGAAGTCAAACCTGAGCCAGATACCTCGTGGAGCGCTATCCTACAGGAGTTTCAAAGAAAGTTGACTAGCTCTAAAGTCCGTCGAGATGctgacaacagaaaagatgctgAGTCACAGTCCAAGGAAAAGCTTTCAGACAATACTGTTAAGAAGCCTGAGATCAGACGACCGTCCTCTTACAGGACCGGCAACATCGACATCAACTTCAACGGGAAGGTTGCTACGGATGAAAGCGCAGTTGGAAGTGAGACGGCATCTAGTAAAGCGAAGAGATCACGAAGGAAGAGAAGAAGTAAAAGAAGAGCAACACTTTCTGGGCCTCTTCTGATG GATTACAATAGGAAAGACGTCCACTCTTGTTCTCCCTCAGATGGCGACACTCCTGACACTTTGACGCCTGACGTGGTTACGCCTGATCTGCTTCACCAGGACATCGGCATCAGTCAAGAGGACAATGAGCTCACGTCAGACATGCCACAACCTTCAGAACACATCTCCGACTCCTTAGATTATGTTCTttgcaatgcaaaaaacagtggTGATGCATGGGAGAAAGGAACACGAAGCCAAGACGATGACGAGGAAAAGATGGCGGTTGACTTGGCAGGACAGACAGGAGGGGATGTAAAAGAGGAGGAAGATGACGACGAGATGGAAATTAGGTTATATAAACTGGTGGCGAAGTCAAGACTAGCGTACTTCTCGTCCACTGACGACGAACTAGACAGGGCAGGAAGAAGTGAAGAGGAACAAATGTTTGATGGTGAAGGTCAGGATGAAGAGAACAAAGGACTAACCCACAAACTCTGCAGGCTAGAGAAGGAAGTCCGATCTACCGTGCTCTCCTCCACAGAAGATGAGCTGGACCGAATCACGGATGAGGAAAAAGAGGACGACGAGGAAGAAGAGGACAGAGAGGAGCTGGCGGTAAAAGTGTGCCGATTGGCCAACCAAGCAGGTGCTACCCAATTTTCCTCAACTGAGGATGAGCTGGATCGCGAGGAAGGGACTCACGAAGAGACACTGTGGAGGCTGCAGGAGGACAAGGCAGCGCAGGCCACTCAGGTGCGCAACCTGGCCAGTCTTGTAAGTGCCTCCCAGTTCTCCTCCACCGAGGACGAGCTAGATCGAGTCGGAGAAGATGAGGAAAAGATGAGCCAGGGCGTTATACCATGGGTGGAAGCGTTGGGAGGACACTGGGAATCAATAAGGGAGGAACAAGTCAGCAGGAGTTTTTCTGATGCAGCAATGGAAGAACTGGATGATGACATGATAATATCAGAAGAGACAAGAATAACAATAAAGGAACATGATCAGCCAGGGGTAAATAAGTTAGATCCAATAGGAACACAGATGGTGGAAGCAGAAGACATCCAAGAAGCAGGCAGTTGGAAGTGGGAGATAGACGATGATGAAATTGAGTTCGATAAAATAATCAGCAGCATGCTGACGATGACACTGGAGGATATGCAGGAGAAGAAAGAGGAAAGAATGACAGATGAGAAGAGGAACAAGGACACAGAAGCTGACAAGGAGAAGGCCGATAAAGGGATGATAAGCGAGGTAAGGAAGGAGGAAACATACACAGTTGATAACAGGAAACAGGAGAAAAAGACTGACGAGAATGGTAGCAAGGATATAAAGACTGACTGGGGGAACAGTGACATGATGTCAAACAAAGAAAGGAACAAGAACACAAAAACAGACAACAGGAAAGCAGGAATAAAGACTGACAAGGAGACAGACCATGAGGAAAGTATGGATTTGAAGAAAGGCAAGAACATAAACAATGACACAATGAAGGACGAGGAGGCGAAAGATATTTCAATGACAAACGAGGAAAGTAACAAGGACACTAAAGAAGATGAAAATATGAATGAGAAATGTGTGGATTCAAACGCAGACGAAAATATGAACAAAGACACAAAGACTGACGAAGGGAAGAAAAATATTGCGATGGCAAAGGAGGAAAGGAATGAGTACACCAGGGAGGAGAGGAATAACAACACAAAAACAGGTGAGAACACAAACCTGAAGGATATTGTGATGACAGAGGAGGAAAGGAATCAGAACACTAAAGAGGACGAGAAGAGGAATGAGGATGCCAAAACAGACAAAGAGATTGGAAATGAGAAAACTTTTGACAAAATGGCAGATGTGAATATGAACAAAGACACAAAGATTGAAGAAGAGAGTGAAGGTATTACGATGACTAATGAGGAAAGGAAAGAGAATGTTAAGGCAGATGAAAGGAGGGGGGAAAGTGTCAAGACTGTCATAGAGACAGAAAATGAGAAAAGTGTGGATTCAAGAAAAGATGAAAACAGGAGTAAGAACCCAAAGACTAACAAGGAGAGGAAAGATTTTGAGGCTGGTGAGGACATGAACGAGAACACAAAGACTAAGGAAGACGGGAAGGAATTTGCAACGTTGAACGAAGGCAAAGAGAACACTCAGCCAAACGAGAACTTGAATGAAGATATCAGGACAGACAAAGAGACGGAAAATGAGACAAGCGCGGACACAAAGGTTGAGGAGAACATGAACAAGCCAGATGAGAGAGGGAACAAAAGTCTTAAGACCaatatacagacacaaaatgagaaAAGTTTGGCTTCAAGAAAAGATGAAAACAGGAACAAGAACCCAAATACTGGCGAGGAGAGGCAAGATGTGATGACAAACATGGAAAACGATGAGAACACTAAGACAGACGAAAACAGGGACAATGATGTCGAGACAGACAGAGAGATGGAAAATGAGAAAAGTGTTGCCAAAAACACTGACAGGGAGATGaaatgtgttacaatgacaaacACAGCCAGCAATGAGAGCATAAAGGCAGACAAAAACTTGAATGAAGATATCAAGACTGACAAAGAGAAGGAAAATGAGACAAGTGCGGACACAAAGGCAGATGAGAACATGAACGAGAACACAAAGACTAAGGAAGACGGGAAGGATGTTGCAACGTTGAACGAAGGCAAAGAGAACACTAAGCCAAACCAGAACTTGAATGAAGATATCAGGACAGACAAAGAGACGGAAAATGAGACAAGCGCGGACACAAAGGTTGAGGAGAACATGAACAAGCCAGATGAGAGAGGGAACAAAAGTCTTAAGACCAATATACAGACACAAAACGAGAAAAGTTTGGCTTCAAGAAAAGATGAAAACAGGAACAAGAACCCAAATACTGGCGAGGAGAGGCAAGATGTGATGACAAACATGGAAAACGATGAGAACACTAAGACAGACGAAAACAGGGACAATGATGTCGAGACAGACAGAGAGATGGAAAATGAGAAAAGTGTTGCCAAAAACACTGACAGGGAGATGaaatgtgttacaatgacaaacACAGCCAGCAATGAGAGCATAAAGGCAGACAAAAACTTGAATGAAGATATCAAGACTGACAAAGAGAAGGAAAATGAGACAAGTGCGGACACAAAGGCAGATGAGAACATGAACGAGAACACAAAGACTAACGAGGACGGGAAGGATGTTGCAACGTTGAAAGAAGGCAATGAGAACACTAAGCCAAACGAGAACTGGAACGAAGATGTAAAGACTGACAAAAAGACAGATTTTGAGAGAAGTGTGGACACAAACGTAGATGAGAACATGAACAAGGCAGATGAGAGAGGGAACAAAAGTCTTAAGACTGGCATACAGACAGAAAATGAGAAAGGTATGGATTCAAGAAAAGATACAAACAAGAACAAGAACCCAAATACTGGCGAGGAGAGGCAAGATGTGATGACAAACATGCAAAAAGAGACGGAAAATGAGACAGGTGTGGACACAAACGTAGATGAGAACATGAACAAGGCAGATGAGAGAGGGAACAAAAGTCTTAAGACTGGCATCCAGACAGAAAATGAGAAAAGTGTGGATTCAAGAAAAGATAACAGGAACAAGAACCCAAATACTGGCGAGGAGAGGCAAGATGTGATGACAAACATGGGAAACGATGAGAACACTATGACAAACGAAAACAGGTACAATGATGTCAAGACTGACAGAGAGATGGAAAATGAGAAAGGTGTGGCCAAAAACACTGACATGGAGATTaaatgtgttacaatgacaaacACAGACAGCGATGAGAACATAAAGGCAGATAAAAACTTGAATGAAGATATCAAGGCTGACAAAGAGACGGAAAATGAGACAAGTGTGGACACAAAGGCAGATGAGAACATGAACAAGAACACAAAGACTTACGAGGATGGGAAGGATGTTGAAACATTGAAAAAAGAAGGCAATGAGAACACTAAACCAAACGAGAACTTGAATGAAGATATCAAGACTGACAAAGAGACGGAAAATGAGAGAAGTGTGGGTACAAAGGCAGATGAGAACATGAACGAGAACACAAAGACTAACGAGGACGGAAAGGATGTTGCAATGTTGAAACAAGAAAGGACAGAGAACACTAAGCCAAATGAGAAATGGAACAAAGATGTCAAGACTGACAAAGAGACGGAAAATGAGATATGTGCGGACACAAAGGTAGACCAGAACATGAGCAAGGCAGATGAGGGAGGGAACAAAAGTCTTAAGACCGATATACAGACAGGAATTGAGAAAAGTGTGGATTCAAGAAAAGATGAAAACAGGAACCAGAACCCAAAGACTGGTGAGGAGAGGCAAGCTGTGATGACAAACATGAAAAACAATGAGAACACTAAGGCAGATGAATACAGGAACAACGATGtgaagatagacagagagaTGGAAAATGAGAAAAGTGTGGCCAAGAACACTGACAAGGAGAGAaaatgtgttacaatgacaaacATAGAAAAGAATGAAAACATAAAGGCAGACAAGAACTTGAACGAACAGATCAAGACCGACAAAGGGACGGAAAATGAGACAAGTGTGGACACAAAGGCAGATGAGAACAAGAACACAAAGACTAATGAGGATGGGAAGGATGTTGAAACATTGAAAAAAGAAGGCAATGAGAACACTAAGCCAAATGAGAACTTGAATGAAGATATCAAGACTGACATAGAGACGGAAAATGAAACAAGTGCGGACACAAAGGTTGACGAGAACATGAACAAGGCAAATGGGAGAGGGAACAAAAGGCTTAAGATCGATATACAGACAGAAAATGAGAAAAGTTTGGATTCAAAAAAAGATGAAAACAGGAACAAGAACCCAGAGACTGGCAAGGAGATGCAAGATGTGATGACAAACATGGAAGAGAATGAAAACAACAAGGCAGACGAGTACAAGAATGAGGATGTCAAGATGGACAAAGAGATAGAAAATGAGAAAAGTCTGACCACAAACGCTGACAAGGAGGGGAAAGATTTTACGATGAAAAATATGGAAAGGAGTGACAACACTAAGGCAAACGAGAACTGGAACGAAGATATCAAGACTGACATAGAGACAATAAATGAAAGCAGTGTGGACATAAAGGCAGATGAGAACATGAACACGAAGGCTAACGAGGACGGGAAATATCTTGCCATGTTGAAAAAAGAAGGGACTGAGAACACTAAGCCAAACCAGAACTGTAGCGATGAAGTCAAGATTGACAAAGAGATTGAAAATGAGATATGTGCGGACACAAAGGCAGACCAGAGCATGAACAAGGCAGATGAAAAGGGCAACAAAAGTGTCAAGAGTTTCATAGAGACAGAAAATGAGAAAATTGTGGATTCAAGAAAAGATGAAATGAGGAACAAGAACCAACAAACTGACGAGAAGAGGCAAGATGTGATGACAAATATAGAAAAGAATGAGAATGCTAAGACAGACAAATACAACAATGAGGATGTCAAGATAGACAAAGTGAAGGAAAATGAGAAAAGAGTGGCCTCAAATACTGACAAGGAGAGGAAAGATGTTACGATGACAAACATGGAAAGAGATCAGAACATTAAGGCAGAAGAAAACTGGAACACAACTGTCGAGAATGTTAAAGAGACAGAAAATGAGAAAAGTGTGGACACAAAGGCAGATGAGAACATGAACATGTACGCGAAGACTAACGCGGACAGGAAAGATATTGCAATGATAAACAAAGAAAGGAATGTGAACACTAAGCCAAATGAGAACTGGAAAGAAGATGAAAGGACTTACAAAGAGACTGAAAATGAGAAAAGTGCGGAAACAAAGGCAGACGAGAACATGAACAATGAAGATGAGAAGAAGAATAAAAGTCTCTGGACTGAAATAGAGACAGAAAATGAGAAAAGTGTGGATTCAAGAAAAGATGAAAACAGGAACAACAACCCAAAGACTGATGAGGTGAGGAGAGATGTCGAAATGACAAACATGGAAAAGGATGAGAAGACTAAGGCTAATGAGAACAAAAACGAGGATGTGAAGATAAACAAAGAGATGGAAATTGAGACTGACGCTGAGGAGAAAGATGTTACGTTGACAAACGAGGAAATAAATGAGAACACTGGGAAAAACGTGAAGCGGAACGAAAATTTCAAGACTGACAAAGAAGCAGATTGGGACAAGGACCCAAAGACTGACAGGGAGAGGAAAAATGAGACAAAGACAGACGAGAACACAAATGACAATGTAAATACAGATGAGAAGAAAGAGGATTCAAAGGCTTTTGACAACGGGAACAGCAATGCAACGACAGAAAAGATATCAGAGAATGAGAACCCAAAAAATGATACAACAACTGTCAGTGAGGGGAAAGAAAACATggtaatgaaaaatgaaaaaaacaaggatGCAAAGACATACAATATGAAGAAAGAGGATAGGAACACTAAGAACAGGAAAGCGGACATTAAGACAGACGATGAGGAGAGTGTGGACTCAAAGACAGACGACACCTGCAATAAGAACACAGAGTGCAAGGAGCAGAAGAAAGATGTTATAATGACAAATGAGGGAAAGGACGAGAAGAGAAATGAGAACAGCAAGGAGGATATGAAGACAGACAAAGAGAAAATTGATGAGACGAAAGAGGACCATAAGACTGAAGAAAACAGGACAATGGACACAACGACTATTGAGAGGAAAGAGATTTTGGtgacaaagaaagaaaggaaaggAGCTGCAAAGACACACAATGAAAGaaatgaggaggaggaggatgccAACCCAAACAAGGACAGTAAAAGAGAACTTGAAAAACAGAAAGAGGAGACAAAAAAAGATTGGAACGAAAGCACAAAAACCAACAAAGAAAAGGCTATGGCAAATGACACAAGTGATGGGGACACAAGGATAGTCGGTAGGAATGGGGATACACTGAATGATGATGAGAGGGAAGAACAAGAAAAGGCATATGAAAACAAGATCAGGGACGCAAAGGTGGAAAAGGAGAAAGACGAAGAcccaaaagaggacacaaaggaGAGGAATACGTTGACAATGACATATGTTGTGAAAGATGACTCGGAGACAGGCAACAACAGGAACATGGATGAAAATAGAGGTCGGGAGAGTAAATTTGAAATAGAGACAAATGACGAAAGTAGTGAAGAAACAAAGATGGACAAGAGTAAGGACAAGGCATCTTGGGAGGACCTGAAGGGTGACATAAAGATAGATGAaggaacaacaacaaacaagaaTAGAAACAAGGCAGCTGAGGGCCACATGCAGGGCATAGATGAAATAAAGACAGACAAGGAGACAGACAAAAATAAGAAAGCAGACTTTGAGGTAAAGACAAAGAAAATGACAGAGGACATGCAGCCAGACATGGACAGAAAGGAGAAAGTTGAGACAACAGGCAAGAATTGGAACAAGAATTCAATGATAGCCAAAGATGAGGGCAAGGAATCAAATAAAACTAAAGACTGGCATAACGATATGAAGACGGACTTGGGCTGGAAGAAAAACGTGAAGACAGACAATGAGACGACAAAGGCAGATAAAGACATTAACAAGAATGAAAAGGCAGCAAAATTTGGCAATGAGGAGCACAATACAGAAACTGAGATGGAAGAGAACCAGAACAGACATGCGGTCAACAAGGAAGAGACAAAGAACGACATAGATGATGCAAAGAAAGATACAAATAAGAAGAAGGATATGAATGAAGATGAAAGGAAGGTGGACACAAAGATAGACAATGAGAAGAATGAAGATTCAAAAACAGACAAGAACAGGAATAAGAATAGGAAAGCCACCAGTAAGAGCAAAGATACAGATACAAAGACAGAGGTGTGGATTGAAGACTCGAAAACAGGAAAGAAGAGGGACAAGAATTGGTATGAAAAAAGCAGGAACCAGGATGACAAGATCAACAAGGAGAGGAAAGACCTCTTGAGGACAGCAAAGGACAGGCACAAAGACAGCAAGAGTGATAAGCAAATGAGTAAAGACGCAAAGACAGACAAGGCTACAGGTGGAAAGAGGGTTAAAGTAGACCAAATGAGTCCAGTTGAAAATGCAGGTGAGAGTGCTGAGCTTCCACTCAGTCTTGCAACTGCTAGACCACAGGAACAAAAAGTTGCAGCCGAAGACAGAAGTGGAAACATGAGTGCTACAGAGGATGGTTTCCTGTCAAGGGAAGAgtccagaaat GTGTACATGGCGGCGGGCTCTGTGTACGGTGTGGAGGCAGAGCTCAACAAGCTGGAGGAGCGGGCCAAGGACATATCCAGCAGAACTTCCGAGACGGAGCTGTTCTTCCTGGAGGAGCGAGTGGCGTCGGCAGCTGCCAGGGTACAGCAGTCTGAACTACAG ATTAGTGATATTTCCGCAAGGATCGCGGCACTGAGGAGCGCCGGACTCGACGTAGACCCGCAGTCCCGCTTCGCCAAGGCCAGGACTGTCCCAGTCATG CCTCTGACGCTGAGCTCATCCAGACAGCTGAGGCGACGACTGCCTGCACTCCCTCGTCCAG aaaacaacaaaaactaa